AATGCCCGGCTCAAGGGCATACAGTAGTCTTAAAAGCTCCAGCGGTCTCAAAAACTGCCAACGGAGAGTTAGTTGGTGTAGCCACGGAGTTCGTAATTACAGTAGCCCCGGGAAGCGGACACGTGTACGTGGAGACATGGCCATTAGCGGAAGTTGACATGCAGGCAAGTGCAAGATTGGCTGCCCAAGTAGCGGGTAGGGTTCTTGGGGTCGATATGAGCAAGTATGATGTCTTCATACAGGTTAAGGCTGACTCACCCATAATTGGGGGACCATCTGCTGGAGGAACCATGACCGTTGGGATAATCGCCGCATTAAAGGGTTGGAAGCTCAGAAATGATGTTATGATGACCGGGATGATAAATCCAGATGGAACAATTGGTCCTGTTGGCGGAATTTTGGAAAAAGCATCGGCAGCCCACAGTGTTGGAGCGAAGCTGTTCTTAATACCTGAGGGACAGAGAATCCAAGTTGTCCAAAAAACTGAACAAAAGCAAATTGGGCCTCTTGTCCAAATAACAACAAAAGAAGAAAAGGTAGATGTTGTTCAATATGCAAAGGAAAGATGGGGACTGGAGGTAAAGGAAGTCAAAGACATCTATGAGGCTGTGTATTACTTTACAGGACACAAAATAGAAAAGCCCCAAGCTCCGGAAAATATCAAAATTGATACATCCTTCCTCAAAGAAGATGCAGAGAGGGATTACAAAAACACCACAGAATACTACAAACAAGTTGAAAAGAAGCTCAAAGAGAGCGATGTTAGTTATACAACATACTCCTATCTCAAAACAGCGCTTGAAGATGCAAACCAGACCCTAAAAGACGCCAAAGATGCCTTGGATTCCGGGATGTACTACACAGCCCTAAGCAAGGACTTTCAAGCGAGAATTATTATCAGACACGTTGATTGGTATCTGGATATGCAGAATGAGAAGGATATTGAAAAACTACTCAACTCTGTCAATGACGATATAAAAAATACCGAAAATTACGTTTCTAACTTGACAATTAGAGGCACAACAATGCTACAAGCTGTTGCAGCAAGTGAGGAAAGGATAGAACAGGCAAAATCTCTTCTCAAGGATGCATGGAGCGATTACTACAAAGGTGACTATTGGAATGCTGTAAGCAATGCTGCATTCGCATATGAAAGGGTGCAGACAGCAAAGTTCTGGGCTAAATTGGGAGAGAGATATGCGAAAGGTGATGTGATCAGCAGGGATGTGATCAAAGAGACAGCGAGAGAGTACCTGGATAACGCCCGTCTGGTTGTTACCTATATAACCTCAATGTTTGGGGAAAGCTTGATGCAAGGACTCGTTGATGAGCTGAATAAGGGAGAGCAGTATTATGAGGATGGGAAGTATTCTGCAGCATTATTTTCAGCAATGGAGGCAAGAATTAGGGCGGAAGTTATACTCGACACCCTTGGAATAGACAACGAAACAGTTCTCATGGATAAGCTCCAGCAGATGAAGGAGGATGCAAAAACAGCAATAGCAATAGCCCAGAGCAAAGGCGTCTATCCAATCCTTGGAATGGCGTACTATGAGTTTGCTCAAAGCTACGAAAAGCAAGGAGGGATTGAAAATATCCAAACGGCTATGATATTCTACCAATATGCAAAAGAGACCGCAATGATGTTCCTTCCGAAAACTGTTCCAAAAATTACCGAGAGCACAATTACTCCTCAGATAATCCACCCATCAAATACACAGACACCTACGGACACACAAACAGCCAGCACAACTACAACATCAACAGTTCCTGAGAAAAATGTCCCAACATCACTCTTGGGTGGAATTGGAACGCTTGGTGTTCTGTTTGGGTTGATAATTGGAATTGTGCTTGGAAGAAGGCTTTAATGGGGAGGTAAATTTTTCTCCCCTCTCTTCTTCAACAACGTTATTTCCCAATCAGCCAAACTGGGGCAGATTGTGCATCCCAAGCGGTAGAATCCTTCATAATATAGGGGATGCAGATCAAAACCGTTCATTAATATGTAGAGCTGCACCATCATTCCAGACCAGAATTTGATCGGCATTACTTCCAAGAAAGTACCAAGTACTTCATTTTTCCTTTCAATTGCAGGAGGCTTCAGTCTTCTCTTGGCACTTTCACCATCTCTATCACCTATCACCAAAACTGGGCTATCGAACTCCTTTATAGCGTTATAAAGAGCCTCAACCTTCATCCTGGTGCACCAGCGGTTATTGTGGGTAGGAAAACCGTACTTATCAACTGGCATTTTAACAAAACTTTCAATAACATTGACCTTAAGCTTTTTAGCAAGTTTTTCAACGTACTCATCAGTTTGAGGCATCTCATATTCCATTTTGACATAGACGGCAGTAACATCTCTGAAAACCTTGCTTGCCAAAATTAATGCAGCAGTTGAATCCTTTCCCCCGCTCCAGGGCACTATTATGTCATAACCTTCAAATTGTTTAAGGAAACTCCCACTTGCCTCTTCAAAAGCTCGGATGTATGATTCATTTGCCTTAACAATGTCCTCTAAGCTAATTTCCTCAGTGTACGGGATTCTCCAGAGCACTTCTGTTTTCTTTCCAATGCGCTTGCTCACTTCAGCTATTTTCATGCTTCCGGAGTAGTACACCTCTTGGTTCATTAATTTCCTAAGAACAAGAGAAACACTCCCAATATTTATACCCAAAATATCCCTCATATTTTCCCCAAACTTATCACCGAATGCCAAGTAGATGTCATAGTCTGGGTTAATTTCAATGCCAAGAGGATTTTCTGGATTGAGTTTGTAAGTCCCATCCCACTCTATCCCAAGTCTAAATCTTGCTTTAATCTCTTCCAAGTGAGCATAAAGCTCGTCAACTCGCATATTTC
Above is a genomic segment from Thermococcus sp. SY098 containing:
- a CDS encoding S16 family serine protease, yielding MKKLLPFLALILLISPLALAQCPAQGHTVVLKAPAVSKTANGELVGVATEFVITVAPGSGHVYVETWPLAEVDMQASARLAAQVAGRVLGVDMSKYDVFIQVKADSPIIGGPSAGGTMTVGIIAALKGWKLRNDVMMTGMINPDGTIGPVGGILEKASAAHSVGAKLFLIPEGQRIQVVQKTEQKQIGPLVQITTKEEKVDVVQYAKERWGLEVKEVKDIYEAVYYFTGHKIEKPQAPENIKIDTSFLKEDAERDYKNTTEYYKQVEKKLKESDVSYTTYSYLKTALEDANQTLKDAKDALDSGMYYTALSKDFQARIIIRHVDWYLDMQNEKDIEKLLNSVNDDIKNTENYVSNLTIRGTTMLQAVAASEERIEQAKSLLKDAWSDYYKGDYWNAVSNAAFAYERVQTAKFWAKLGERYAKGDVISRDVIKETAREYLDNARLVVTYITSMFGESLMQGLVDELNKGEQYYEDGKYSAALFSAMEARIRAEVILDTLGIDNETVLMDKLQQMKEDAKTAIAIAQSKGVYPILGMAYYEFAQSYEKQGGIENIQTAMIFYQYAKETAMMFLPKTVPKITESTITPQIIHPSNTQTPTDTQTASTTTTSTVPEKNVPTSLLGGIGTLGVLFGLIIGIVLGRRL
- a CDS encoding phosphoadenosine phosphosulfate reductase family protein, with product MFHVIVRARKDAKALQYINKRNYGGFLKVSSLGGGRKFNEVEDILEGLKDTPYIPILLFGEKERELANDVSGYFLKTGKPFYSRVLRTKKVRNMRVDELYAHLEEIKARFRLGIEWDGTYKLNPENPLGIEINPDYDIYLAFGDKFGENMRDILGINIGSVSLVLRKLMNQEVYYSGSMKIAEVSKRIGKKTEVLWRIPYTEEISLEDIVKANESYIRAFEEASGSFLKQFEGYDIIVPWSGGKDSTAALILASKVFRDVTAVYVKMEYEMPQTDEYVEKLAKKLKVNVIESFVKMPVDKYGFPTHNNRWCTRMKVEALYNAIKEFDSPVLVIGDRDGESAKRRLKPPAIERKNEVLGTFLEVMPIKFWSGMMVQLYILMNGFDLHPLYYEGFYRLGCTICPSLADWEITLLKKRGEKNLPPH